Proteins from a genomic interval of Pseudomonas versuta:
- a CDS encoding trans-sulfuration enzyme family protein, with amino-acid sequence MSPTENKSSRDRDYFLSSPLGAATKAIHLGQHEAGLGQFPVPALVCNSAVLLNSIEEGREMQGNTEMENFAYQRYANPTVSILEAKFRALEHCTYSLAVNSGMTACLLVFRALLKAGDHIIVPHSIFYEVIDQLNYEASQRGIEISIIDEYAAVAFEAAIRPNTKMIFIEAPTNPAFLDINIPSLVKLCAKKNIILVVDNTFLTPVCQKPLSLGAAVTLYSITKHINGHGDVMGGMVSTNDPTLFKALKYHRESAGLILDPFSAWLTIRGLRTLPLRLKKHTDNAHAVIAMIREEFPQLEWRAVWSTKSAQANGIVSSLHTGLIAIVFPSQQAGTTFVRHLQLIRTGTTFGNIESLCYHYGSFTREGSTDLEKMGVPYGLVRISVGLEDSEDINTDIRRALRLTAQITTSTATELTP; translated from the coding sequence ATGAGTCCAACAGAAAACAAAAGCTCACGTGATCGTGATTATTTTCTTTCCTCTCCTCTAGGCGCCGCTACCAAGGCCATCCACTTAGGACAACATGAGGCTGGACTGGGTCAGTTTCCAGTTCCGGCCCTCGTTTGCAATTCTGCAGTACTGCTGAATTCGATTGAAGAAGGCAGAGAAATGCAGGGCAATACAGAGATGGAAAATTTTGCATACCAGCGTTACGCCAACCCTACGGTTTCAATTTTAGAAGCGAAATTCCGCGCCCTTGAACACTGCACCTATAGTTTGGCAGTCAATAGCGGAATGACAGCCTGCCTGCTGGTTTTTCGTGCGCTATTGAAAGCAGGCGATCATATCATTGTGCCCCACAGTATATTTTATGAAGTCATTGACCAGCTCAATTATGAAGCCAGCCAACGTGGCATAGAAATATCGATTATCGACGAATACGCAGCCGTCGCATTTGAGGCTGCCATTCGGCCGAATACGAAAATGATTTTTATTGAAGCGCCCACCAATCCGGCTTTTTTGGACATCAACATCCCGAGCCTGGTAAAGCTTTGCGCTAAAAAAAATATTATTCTTGTTGTCGACAATACTTTCCTGACGCCTGTCTGCCAAAAACCACTGTCATTGGGGGCTGCCGTAACTTTATATTCCATTACCAAACACATCAATGGTCATGGCGACGTAATGGGCGGCATGGTCAGCACCAATGACCCGACTCTATTCAAGGCGTTGAAATACCATAGGGAAAGTGCAGGCCTTATATTGGACCCGTTTTCGGCATGGCTCACCATAAGGGGCTTGAGAACACTGCCATTGAGGTTAAAAAAGCATACCGATAATGCACATGCTGTCATTGCAATGATACGTGAAGAGTTCCCTCAGCTAGAATGGCGCGCAGTATGGTCGACTAAAAGTGCGCAGGCCAACGGAATTGTTTCATCCCTGCACACCGGCCTCATTGCCATTGTGTTTCCTTCTCAGCAAGCGGGCACAACCTTTGTTCGTCATTTGCAACTGATACGCACAGGTACAACGTTTGGCAATATAGAGTCCTTATGCTATCACTACGGAAGTTTTACCCGAGAAGGCAGTACAGATCTGGAAAAGATGGGTGTGCCGTACGGTTTGGTTCGAATCTCTGTAGGCTTGGAAGACAGTGAAGATATTAATACAGACATCAGACGTGCACTGCGCCTTACCGCACAAATCACAACGTCCACAGCAACTGAATTAACCCCTTAG